The genomic window CAAACCTAGTTGACGTGTTGTCAAAGGTTGATTTTTTTCTAATTACTGTTGTTATTGCGTGATTGTGTACATATTAATTGTTTTTGTCAGTTCTAGAGTTTTATCACtggcatacagtgtaaccagcaatgacatatgtacaacaaaataacattttaaatcaatcttccacaTTGCAAGAATCACTCAAGGAACGCACCTCTACTTCCTCTTGCTTTCAGGCATTTCCCGTCTACCACAAAAGTTGCCAGAGGCACAGTAAGCTAGGGCAAAGTGGCTGCAAGAATGAAGAAGGTGTGGTGGAGGGATTGTGGTGGAGAGGGGGAGTAAGAGTAATTTTCTTACATCACGGCTTTTAtgtgaataaattattattaaaacccAAGAACACATTTTTGAACACTAAAGATGTTCCTCAATTTAacctgaaaacagcatttctaAAATCAGActgtttttttgaaaaaatacccGTTTATAGGTTAGACtacattacaatatatatttaatatatagctgcgattgggtacaaagtgcccggtggcaagcattctccctactttcccctcactctccttctgaactgatccacactcccagccgacacacacactcctcctccagcctattccattcccctaccaTCCTCACGACCGTCGCATTCTTTCCCCTTTCTGTcctcctcctctctttgaaaaccttcctagtattttccttcctacttctaggcattcccattttgacttttccccccagctctccccatcctcccactccactcagcacctggtacatcttgaccaatctctccttctgtcttctatcctttaagctctcccatctcattcctatcatcatctctgtggtactgcactcccccttcccttctctgtccgttctcctccacttgcccttcacccatctagctgctctcttctgcaccccctccagctccctctcaagtactgccgtgtatgggtcccatactgctgcggcatactccagcatggggcggaccatagttttataggccttgtcacgtatgctgctgcttccccccctgagcactcgtcccagcatgcccagtgcctgtctgctcttcttcactaccttgtctacatgctccccccaccccaggttaccctgcagcaccacccctagatatttGTAGCTGTCAGCCTCACTTATCACGtctcccctccagcgatattccctcctgacaatcttcctcttcctggtaaacctgaccactttcgtctttcccacatttattttcataccattattttccacccattCTTCCAGCCTTTCCAGATCCTCCTGTAACCCATTTCTCTCAGCATCCATGTACACATATAAAATATCTGAGTTTCTTAATTTATACTGATTTTTGAGAAATTACCATTTGTAGTTTACATTtgatagcctatgcagtgaaATGGCCATCACCCTGTTGTGCTTTGATTATGTTGCCGATCCTGTAGTTTTCTATATACGTAAGAATGTGTATATTTTTGATTCAGATATTGTAACACAATGTAACGTCATTGGAACTCAATCAAATAATTAAGtgagtccctactgtgcatccaaacccaagcatCAATCCTTGACATCTTGACAtggattttttttagcagtaaaCCGTAGTATAGAAGGAATTATTCCGTTCGATACAAACAATGAATAATCCTTATATatgtcaggttacgtgctatcgCATAGTAACAAGTTGCCTCCATACTACTAAAAACAAACTCTGTTAAAGGTTGACGCTTGGGTTTGGATGTACAGTAGGGactcaagtatatattttttttaagttattattctcATTACATTGCACTACAAtagcgaaatgaaaaatatactcGTTCTTATGTCTGGAAAACATCAGGATCAGCAACACAATAAACGCACATGATGGTGGCAGCTTCACTGCACAGGCTATCAAATGTGAACTACAAACAGTTataccagtaggaattaagaaacactgtttacagggtaaatagaggaatgtcttttagtgtttaaaattttattatttttatttacggaaaagctgCGACGCGAGAAAATTACAGCATTGTGTGATGTAAAATGAAGCCTACCTTAATGTCTTCATATTTTTCAGCAAGGTGTTCTGCAGATTCCTTCAGTTGTTGCCGGCTGTCCTCCATGCTGCTCAATTCCTTGAGTTGATGCTCCTTCATGGTGCGTAGCATCCGAACTTTGCGCTGCATTTCGTCACACACCTGGAACTGTTTCTGTAGATACTCATCCCTTAAGACGTTGGTGGCCCTACTAACCAACTCCAGACATTCCTGGGCAGATGGCTCTGCTGTTGGAGCGAGCTTCAGCAACGGCTGTGATGTGCTGCGCTGGAGGAGACGTTGGATATGTTCCACAAAGGAGTCCCTTTGTGTTTCCAGCCCCGCACCTTGGTCATGGTCCTTGGACACGAGTGAGGATGCGTGGAAAGTGGTGTTCGACACGAGTGCCACACTCACCACTTCACCTGTGGTTAGAAGGCAGATCAGAATTGGTGGTGATGTCCCGATCGTCAGTGCCTGAACTGGAGCGAGAGGTGAGGAAGATGATGTGCGGGTGCAAATTAGATACTGCGCACTGCTTGCTTCTTTCATTAATGGCATAAGCAGATCGGTTTCTTCATTCTTTGCTTCTGCATATCGTTCAAGCTCATCTACCATGGGCAGCATCATTACATGAACACCAGTATCATGAGAGCAAAAATACCGTGAGACTGCAGTATCATCATGATGGAGCAAAATGGGACAAGCATAAATATCATCATCATCTTTCAATCCTAAACCTAGTTCGAGTTCAACAATTTCAAAGACGTACAGTGCAAGTGTTGTATCATTCCATGAACCCTCATCATCTTCTGAAGAAAGAACGAGTGTGTGGTAGATGGTACCAGAGCATGTTGCCACAATAACTATAGGTGGGTTTGACTGTAGGCATAATATAGAACATGCATCACCACCGTAGTTGTCATCGGCTTGCGGAAACATACAGAGGGGGCCTTTGACGTCTACACTAGAAGACATGTCTGCTCGAGACATTTTAATTGCATAAACATCCCCGTTACCTTGCAAAGCATACAAAGGCCACGTAACACACGAATTTGTGACTGACCGGTCATCAGAATCGTAACTTTCAAAGGATGGCAGCGCAAAGTCAAAATCAACACATGTGTCACCTAATCCCACCAGTATGGGCACTCGAGTTGAGGTTGGTCTACGCCCCACAGTCCAGACCTTCAAGAGAGTTGGCTGATCTCCAGCCACCTGATAAAAGCGGAATGTGTTCTCCGAAGATAAGACGAGAATGTGAGTGTCTGTGGCAGATCCAGGATGCCAGCGGACTTGTTTCACCACGACGTGTGGATTGCACCTGAAGAATCGCTCGTCTACTATTCGTGACCTGCACATCACCTCTGATTTCCCACCTTGAAACATACCGAATTTACCCCAACGCCGCGGTAATTCGAATACTACAATGCCAAGAGAACCAAACGCTAAGACATGACTTGATGTGCGATTTGCTTTGACACGTTCTACTTCAAAGCTTGGAGGATTTGTCGGCAGAAGTGTTTGATGCATAGTTTTGAAATCACTGGATTCGGAACTTTTGATATTCAGTGCCCACAAATAACTATCTTCACAATTCCAAACAAACAACATACTATCAGAACAATCCATTAAGCTCCTCGTTTTTGGGTTCATCTTGCTAAAGTAGTCACTTAAGTTTTTGAATATAGTT from Bacillus rossius redtenbacheri isolate Brsri chromosome 1, Brsri_v3, whole genome shotgun sequence includes these protein-coding regions:
- the LOC134536861 gene encoding nucleoporin 88 isoform X3, giving the protein MEVVTFTDILGLSKQTIFKNLSDYFSKMNPKTRSLMDCSDSMLFVWNCEDSYLWALNIKSSESSDFKTMHQTLLPTNPPSFEVERVKANRTSSHVLAFGSLGIVVFELPRRWGKFGMFQGGKSEVMCRSRIVDERFFRCNPHVVVKQVRWHPGSATDTHILVLSSENTFRFYQVAGDQPTLLKVWTVGRRPTSTRVPILVGLGDTCVDFDFALPSFESYDSDDRSVTNSCVTWPLYALQGNGDVYAIKMSRADMSSSVDVKGPLCMFPQADDNYGGDACSILCLQSNPPIVIVATCSGTIYHTLVLSSEDDEGSWNDTTLALYVFEIVELELGLGLKDDDDIYACPILLHHDDTAVSRYFCSHDTGVHVMMLPMVDELERYAEAKNEETDLLMPLMKEASSAQYLICTRTSSSSPLAPVQALTIGTSPPILICLLTTGEVVSVALVSNTTFHASSLVSKDHDQGAGLETQRDSFVEHIQRLLQRSTSQPLLKLAPTAEPSAQECLELVSRATNVLRDEYLQKQFQVCDEMQRKVRMLRTMKEHQLKELSSMEDSRQQLKESAEHLAEKYEDIKDKQEEMARRAERVLRAASTRQPAASAAEKQYAARLQEVQGKLGGLKLSLEQVRARHEYHRAQLDSWRREQDLHKSYLSDAQHRVISENLASMSRNLYELCSFVGNALKIISNDPCFVITEEHSAEK
- the LOC134536861 gene encoding nuclear pore complex protein Nup88 isoform X2, which encodes MEVVTFTDILGLSKQTIFKNLSDYFSKMNPKTRSLMDCSDSMLFVWNCEDSYLWALNIKSSESSDFKTMHQTLLPTNPPSFEVERVKANRTSSHVLAFGSLGIVVFELPRRWGKFGMFQGGKSEVMCRSRIVDERFFRCNPHVVVKQVRWHPGSATDTHILVLSSENTFRFYQVAGDQPTLLKVWTVGRRPTSTRVPILVGLGDTCVDFDFALPSFESYDSDDRSVTNSCVTWPLYALQGNGDVYAIKMSRADMSSSVDVKGPLCMFPQADDNYGGDACSILCLQSNPPIVIVATCSGTIYHTLVLSSEDDEGSWNDTTLALYVFEIVELELGLGLKDDDDIYACPILLHHDDTAVSRYFCSHDTGVHVMMLPMVDELERYAEAKNEETDLLMPLMKEASSAQYLICTRTSSSSPLAPVQALTIGTSPPILICLLTTGEVVSVALVSNTTFHASSLVSKDHDQGAGLETQRDSFVEHIQRLLQRSTSQPLLKLAPTAEPSAQECLELVSRATNVLRDEYLQKQFQVCDEMQRKVRMLRTMKEHQLKELSSMEDSRQQLKESAEHLAEKYEDIKVVNRVEIHLLSAPQSQTAEELVCSAGIGTLRECPSTDINSADRGTCQLQANSAEWLAETQTPSNNAKAPERTPGGCDAEERELRTALAQRKLRKLELEISLLEGEERRQEEAHRAQLCRAQEWHGLQLHHAQQTHVALLRLLQELCTRSFLGDDRP
- the LOC134536861 gene encoding nuclear pore complex protein Nup88 isoform X1; protein product: MEVVTFTDILGLSKQTIFKNLSDYFSKMNPKTRSLMDCSDSMLFVWNCEDSYLWALNIKSSESSDFKTMHQTLLPTNPPSFEVERVKANRTSSHVLAFGSLGIVVFELPRRWGKFGMFQGGKSEVMCRSRIVDERFFRCNPHVVVKQVRWHPGSATDTHILVLSSENTFRFYQVAGDQPTLLKVWTVGRRPTSTRVPILVGLGDTCVDFDFALPSFESYDSDDRSVTNSCVTWPLYALQGNGDVYAIKMSRADMSSSVDVKGPLCMFPQADDNYGGDACSILCLQSNPPIVIVATCSGTIYHTLVLSSEDDEGSWNDTTLALYVFEIVELELGLGLKDDDDIYACPILLHHDDTAVSRYFCSHDTGVHVMMLPMVDELERYAEAKNEETDLLMPLMKEASSAQYLICTRTSSSSPLAPVQALTIGTSPPILICLLTTGEVVSVALVSNTTFHASSLVSKDHDQGAGLETQRDSFVEHIQRLLQRSTSQPLLKLAPTAEPSAQECLELVSRATNVLRDEYLQKQFQVCDEMQRKVRMLRTMKEHQLKELSSMEDSRQQLKESAEHLAEKYEDIKKHRSGHPAAATRRNASCGPRWRRGSSASWSWRSRCWKGRRGGRRKRTGRSCAGHRSGTDCSCTTHSRHTSPSCDCSKSCAPGASLATIDREVVSQLLCVPDLTESCPGAFVFILCHFTPFISI